DNA from Nitrospira sp.:
GAGGCCGCCCGCCGACTGATCGCCGAGCCCGGTCCGTTTACACCCAAAGACCTTACAGGACGGTTACCGGCTAAGATTCAAGCCTGAAACAGGACTCATGAGACCAGACTCGTTTGTGCTGGAGCCCGTATCGCCGTTTCGACTTGACCTCACAGTCTGGACGTTGCGTCGCCGTCCGGACAACGTCGTGGATCGCTGGGACGGGCAAACCTATCGCCGAGTGTTGCCTGTTCGGGCCGGACTCGTGGAAGTGGCGGTCACACAGGCTGGACCGCCGGAAACGCCTCGGTTGTGCGTGACCGTAAACCATGCTGCGCTCTGTCCAGAGGTGCAGCAGGAGGTGACGAACACCATAGAACGACTCCTCGGGCTCAGAACCGATGTGACGGCCTTTTATCCCCTCGCTGCCCGCGATGTCGCGCTTGGTCCATTGGCGCAGCGCTTCCAGGGGATGAAACCGCCGCGGTTCGCCACCGTGTTCGAGAGCGTGATCACGGCGATTGCCAGCCAGCAAGTGACCAGGACAGTGGGCGTGCTTCTCCTCAACCGTTTGGCTGTGAGCTACGGCACCGCAGTGCAAGTGGGAGAATCTCCTGCATACGCGTTCCCCAGGGCGGAAGATTTGGCCAGGCTGTATCCGGCCGATCTGCGCCGGCTCGGTTTCAGCCTGCAGAAGGACTGCGCGATCATCGAATTGGCCAGGTCGATCGCCGCGAAGGCTTTGGACCTGGAGGGACTGGCGGAGCTGCAGGATGAAGAGGCCATTGAGCGTCTCTGCGGCTTGCGAGGCGT
Protein-coding regions in this window:
- a CDS encoding HhH-GPD domain protein; its protein translation is MRPDSFVLEPVSPFRLDLTVWTLRRRPDNVVDRWDGQTYRRVLPVRAGLVEVAVTQAGPPETPRLCVTVNHAALCPEVQQEVTNTIERLLGLRTDVTAFYPLAARDVALGPLAQRFQGMKPPRFATVFESVITAIASQQVTRTVGVLLLNRLAVSYGTAVQVGESPAYAFPRAEDLARLYPADLRRLGFSLQKDCAIIELARSIAAKALDLEGLAELQDEEAIERLCGLRGVGRWSAEYVLLRGLGRTHVFPGDDVGARKNLERWLHLAKPLDYASVHRTLERWRPYGGLVYFHLLLDRLDEAGFLTAGTFQPDRPQNRVDTRYLQENTPMKPEFNVGDHVEWNSEAGRVRGTVKEKVVSAMKFKTYTVHASKEEPQYLIKSDKTDHLAMHKGWALTKIGTSQRSPLKGGEAEKEMKRRRLR